In one Zalophus californianus isolate mZalCal1 chromosome 10, mZalCal1.pri.v2, whole genome shotgun sequence genomic region, the following are encoded:
- the ITPRIPL2 gene encoding inositol 1,4,5-trisphosphate receptor-interacting protein-like 2, producing MSVHYTLNLRVFWPLVTGLCTALVCLYHVLRGSGGARAEPPDGADGGFPLLKVAVLLLLGYILLRCRHAVRQRFLPGSPRLGSHSTFSPRHFREPSLGILLESYYEHEVRLSPHVLGHSKAHVSRIVGELVRAGRARGSPGPIPGGALALAFRGDFIQVGSAYEQHKIRRPDGFDVLVPLRLPPLVALEPRSLGAEPALAPAFRGCFVCALKAPPGASGSHWLRDCKPFADGFCVDVLGRRHLSAALVLRWFQAHLQRSLATVRYSLEGRCRVSLTPGGLEQPPTLHILPCRTDYGCCRLSMAVRLIPAVHLGDGVFLVAPPPSPSPIGPLSELPGGLRTDALWGVNTARQEQKLLSWLQERAPPGACYLKCLQLLKALRDLGARGLDPTAATQWGRILSSYMLKTVLLAVLLREGAPASGWEEAHLGERLEELVQFLRDCLLRRHTLFHCVLGPGGAAAEVGPLPKVLREAAPVDLLAAFDRHARELAAARLLSTWRRLPQLLRGYGGPRYLARCPPPRSQRTQGFPEDQP from the coding sequence ATGTCGGTGCACTACACCCTCAATCTGCGCGTCTTCTGGCCCCTGGTGACCGGCCTCTGCACTGCCCTTGTGTGCCTCTACCATGTCCTGCGGGGAAGCGGGGGAGCCCGGGCCGAGCCCCCCGACGGTGCGGACGGCGGCTTCCCGCTGCTCAAGGTGGCCGTCCTGCTCCTCCTTGGCTACATCCTCCTGCGCTGTCGCCACGCTGTTCGGCAGCGCTTCCTGCCAGGGTCTCCTCGCCTGGGGAGCCACTCGACCTTCTCTCCTAGACACTTCCGAGAGCCCAGTCTTGGCATCTTGCTGGAGAGTTACTACGAGCACGAGGTGCGCCTGTCCCCGCACGTGCTGGGCCACAGCAAGGCGCACGTGAGCCGAATCGTGGGCGAGCTGGTGCGGGCTGGCCGCGCCCGGGGGTCCCCCGGCCCCATCCCCGGCGGCGCGCTGGCGTTGGCCTTCCGTGGAGACTTCATCCAGGTGGGCAGCGCCTACGAGCAACACAAAATCCGGCGGCCCGACGGCTTCGACGTGCTGGTGCCGCTGCGTCTTCCGCCGCTGGTGGCGCTGGAGCCGCGGAGCCTGGGCGCCGAGCCCGCGCTGGCCCCTGCCTTCCGCGGCTGCTTCGTGTGCGCCCTCAAGGCGCCGCCGGGGGCCTCCGGGAGCCACTGGCTGCGGGACTGCAAACCCTTCGCCGACGGGTTCTGCGTGGACGTGCTCGGGCGGCGTCACCTCTCTGCCGCGCTGGTGCTGCGCTGGTTCCAGGCGCACCTGCAGCGCTCCCTGGCCACCGTGCGCTACAGTCTGGAGGGGCGTTGTCGGGTCAGCCTGACCCCGGGCGGCCTGGAGCAGCCTCCCACCCTGCACATCCTGCCCTGCCGCACGGACTACGGCTGCTGCCGCCTTTCCATGGCAGTGCGTCTCATCCCTGCTGTGCATTTGGGCGACGGCGTTTTCCTCGTGGCACCGCCACCATCCCCCTCGCCCATCGGGCCCCTGTCGGAGCTCCCTGGAGGCCTGCGCACGGATGCACTGTGGGGTGTGAACACAGCTCGGCAGGAGCAGAAGCTGCTGAGCTGGCTGCAGGAACGGGCCCCTCCAGGTGCCTGCTACCTCAAGTGCCTGCAGTTGCTTAAAGCTCTGCGAGACCTGGGCGCCCGCGGGCTGGACCCAACGGCCGCCACCCAGTGGGGACGCATTCTGTCCTCATACATGCTCAAGACAGTGCTGCTGGCGGTGCTGCTGCGGGAGGGGGCTCCTGCTTCAGGCTGGGAGGAGGCGCACCTGGGCGAGCGGCTGGAGGAGTTAGTGCAGTTCCTTAGGGACTGCCTGCTGAGACGCCATACGCTCTTCCACTGCGTCCTGGGCCCTGGTGGGGCGGCTGCCGAGGTGGGCCCGCTGCCCAAGGTACTGCGTGAAGCTGCCCCCGTTGACCTCCTGGCTGCGTTCGACAGGCACGCCCGGGAACTTGCAGCGGCGCGGTTGCTGTCCACCTGGCGAAGGCTGCCCCAACTTCTCCGGGGCTACGGGGGTCCTCGCTACCttgccaggtgccccccaccccgcagtCAGCGCACGCAGGGGTTCCCTGAAGATCAGCCATAA